Proteins encoded within one genomic window of Chitinophaga parva:
- the aat gene encoding leucyl/phenylalanyl-tRNA--protein transferase, which produces MIYRLPKQFVFPPLHEADEDGLLAVGGDLQPGRILAAYQQGIFPWYSEEPILWWSPDPRFVLFPGELKVSASMKQVLKKQLFRISVDEAFEAVITGCSGAPRPGQDGTWLNPDMQQAYTELHRLGYAHSVECWQDGELVGGLYGLQLGRTFFGESMFSRVSNASKAAFITFVQHSAAAGLQMVDCQVYSEHLESLGARFIPRDEFVKRIQENQG; this is translated from the coding sequence ATGATCTACCGCCTTCCCAAACAATTTGTATTTCCTCCCCTGCACGAGGCCGATGAAGACGGCCTCCTGGCCGTAGGCGGCGATCTGCAGCCCGGCCGCATCCTGGCCGCTTACCAGCAGGGCATTTTCCCCTGGTATTCAGAAGAGCCCATCCTGTGGTGGAGCCCCGACCCCCGTTTTGTGCTATTTCCCGGTGAGCTGAAAGTATCCGCCAGCATGAAGCAGGTGCTGAAGAAGCAGCTGTTCCGCATTTCCGTGGACGAGGCCTTTGAAGCCGTGATCACCGGCTGCAGTGGCGCACCCCGCCCCGGGCAGGACGGCACCTGGCTGAACCCTGACATGCAGCAGGCTTACACCGAGTTGCACCGGCTGGGCTATGCCCACTCAGTGGAATGCTGGCAGGACGGCGAGCTGGTAGGCGGTCTGTACGGGCTGCAACTAGGCCGCACTTTTTTCGGGGAGTCCATGTTCTCCCGGGTGAGCAATGCCTCCAAAGCCGCTTTCATCACCTTTGTGCAGCACAGCGCCGCCGCGGGATTGCAAATGGTGGACTGCCAGGTGTATTCAGAACACCTGGAATCATTGGGCGCGCGCTTTATCCCGCGCGATGAATTTGTAAAAAGGATTCAGGAAAATCAGGGCTAG
- a CDS encoding ATP-dependent Clp protease adaptor ClpS, producing MGQQPEKAFSPQEWEDTMVAEEIQLPFQLIVWNDHVNTFDWVIQSLIEVCGHSFEQAEQCALIIHHNGKYAVKEGNFNQLRPLCEALLDRGINATLEETVGS from the coding sequence ATGGGACAGCAACCGGAAAAAGCGTTTAGCCCCCAGGAGTGGGAAGATACAATGGTAGCGGAAGAGATACAGCTTCCCTTTCAGCTCATTGTGTGGAATGATCATGTGAACACCTTTGACTGGGTAATCCAATCCCTTATTGAAGTGTGCGGCCATTCCTTTGAACAGGCCGAGCAGTGCGCCCTCATTATCCATCACAACGGTAAATACGCGGTGAAGGAGGGTAACTTCAACCAGCTGCGCCCCCTCTGCGAGGCCCTGCTGGACCGCGGCATCAACGCCACCCTGGAAGAAACCGTGGGTAGCTGA
- a CDS encoding Nramp family divalent metal transporter, producing MSEHQHTASLSDVHQSVDTTAKPKWSKILAFFGPAYLVSVGYMDPGNWATDLAGGSQYGYTLIWVLLMSNIMALLLQSHAARLGVVRGRDLAQANRDTYPKAVNFILYAFAEIAIAATDLAEVLGMAIGLQLLTGLPLIWGVSLTTLDTLLLLILQRFGMRRMEAFIVALVAVIGVSFLWQLVLAKPRFGEVLTGFVPRLPDTNALYLAIGIIGATVMPHNLYLHSALVQTRKIKRSEEGIRQSLKMNLWDSAIALNLAFLVNAAILILAATVFFKSGHHEIAAIQDAYKLLSPKLGSLAPILFAVALIAAGQSSTVTGTLAGQIVMEGYLHLRINPWLRRMLTRLLAIAPALLTIWLFGEKEINNLLVFSQVLLSFQLGFAVIPLIHFVSDKQTMGKFAISPLTRFISWAVATILVYLNLRMVGDAAVAYVRQTGHTMTDILIIIASVLFIVLLAVTIAYPLLQRRRARQATNIHPEQQPWGELQVPDYHCIGIALDFSRHDEKVMASALRNGNGHTQYVLIHVVESAPAGWLGRESDDFETRKDREQLESYAAVLTRRGLQAKAILGYRHRAKEITRIVTEEKIDFLVMGGHGHRGLKDWIFGETANQVRHSVKIPVLVVQ from the coding sequence ATGTCCGAACATCAGCATACCGCCTCGCTCAGTGATGTGCACCAGAGCGTTGATACCACCGCCAAGCCAAAATGGAGTAAGATCTTAGCCTTTTTCGGTCCCGCTTACCTGGTGAGCGTAGGTTATATGGACCCCGGCAACTGGGCCACAGACCTGGCCGGGGGTAGCCAGTACGGCTACACCCTCATCTGGGTACTGCTCATGAGCAATATCATGGCCCTCCTCCTGCAAAGCCATGCTGCCCGCCTGGGCGTGGTGCGGGGCCGCGACCTGGCCCAGGCCAACCGCGATACGTATCCCAAAGCGGTCAACTTTATCCTCTATGCATTTGCAGAAATCGCCATCGCCGCCACAGACCTGGCAGAAGTGCTGGGCATGGCCATCGGCCTGCAACTGCTTACCGGCCTTCCCCTCATCTGGGGCGTATCCCTCACTACGCTGGACACCTTGCTGCTGCTCATTTTACAACGCTTTGGCATGCGCCGCATGGAGGCCTTTATCGTAGCCCTGGTAGCCGTGATCGGGGTTTCGTTCCTCTGGCAGCTGGTGCTGGCCAAGCCGCGCTTTGGCGAGGTGCTCACCGGCTTTGTGCCCCGCCTGCCCGATACCAATGCCCTTTACCTGGCCATTGGCATCATTGGCGCCACCGTAATGCCGCACAACCTGTACCTGCACAGTGCCCTGGTACAAACCCGCAAAATAAAACGCAGTGAAGAAGGCATCCGCCAGTCACTGAAAATGAACCTGTGGGACAGCGCCATTGCCCTCAACCTGGCCTTCCTGGTCAATGCGGCCATCCTCATCCTGGCGGCCACCGTGTTCTTCAAAAGCGGGCATCATGAAATAGCGGCTATCCAGGATGCGTATAAACTGCTCTCGCCCAAACTGGGCAGCCTGGCGCCCATCCTGTTTGCCGTGGCCCTCATTGCCGCGGGCCAAAGCTCCACGGTAACGGGCACCCTCGCCGGCCAGATCGTGATGGAAGGTTACCTGCATTTGCGCATCAATCCCTGGCTGCGCCGCATGCTTACCCGCCTGCTGGCCATAGCTCCCGCCCTGCTCACTATCTGGCTGTTTGGCGAAAAGGAGATCAACAACCTGCTGGTGTTCAGCCAGGTGTTGCTGAGCTTCCAGCTGGGTTTTGCGGTGATCCCCCTCATTCATTTTGTGAGTGATAAGCAAACGATGGGTAAATTTGCCATAAGCCCCCTCACCCGCTTCATCAGTTGGGCCGTGGCCACCATCCTGGTGTACCTCAACCTGCGCATGGTGGGCGACGCTGCGGTAGCATATGTACGGCAAACTGGCCATACCATGACAGATATCCTCATCATCATCGCGTCCGTCCTGTTCATTGTGCTGCTGGCGGTAACCATTGCCTACCCGCTGCTGCAGCGCCGGCGGGCCCGCCAGGCTACCAACATCCACCCCGAGCAGCAGCCCTGGGGCGAACTGCAGGTCCCCGATTACCATTGCATTGGCATTGCCCTGGACTTCAGCCGCCATGATGAAAAAGTAATGGCCAGCGCCCTTCGTAACGGTAACGGGCACACGCAGTATGTGCTGATCCATGTAGTGGAAAGCGCCCCCGCCGGCTGGCTGGGCCGCGAGTCAGATGACTTTGAGACCCGTAAGGACCGGGAACAACTGGAAAGTTATGCCGCCGTGCTCACCCGCCGCGGCCTCCAGGCCAAAGCCATACTGGGTTACCGCCACCGCGCCAAAGAGATCACCCGCATTGTTACCGAAGAAAAAATAGACTTCCTCGTCATGGGCGGCCATGGCCACCGGGGGCTGAAAGACTGGATCTTTGGAGAAACAGCCAACCAGGTAAGGCACTCGGTGAAGATCCCGGTGCTGGTAGTGCAGTAA
- a CDS encoding VOC family protein: protein MKRVTGIGGIFFKSQDPDKMKAWYGKHLGLPITEWGATFSWKELESGKSRHTVWSPFPADSDYFSPSDKHCMFNYIVEDLDGLLKQLQEEGVQMVGEVETYDYGKFGWILDPEGNKIELWQPMGGF, encoded by the coding sequence ATGAAACGCGTTACCGGTATAGGCGGGATTTTTTTTAAGAGCCAAGATCCCGATAAAATGAAAGCATGGTATGGCAAACACCTTGGACTGCCCATCACAGAGTGGGGCGCCACCTTCAGCTGGAAAGAGCTGGAAAGCGGTAAATCCAGGCATACGGTCTGGAGCCCGTTCCCGGCGGATTCGGATTATTTTTCGCCCAGCGATAAGCATTGCATGTTCAATTATATCGTGGAAGACCTCGATGGGCTCCTGAAACAATTGCAGGAGGAAGGGGTGCAGATGGTGGGAGAAGTGGAAACCTACGATTATGGCAAGTTTGGATGGATCCTGGATCCCGAAGGAAACAAAATAGAGCTGTGGCAACCTATGGGCGGCTTCTAG
- a CDS encoding sensor histidine kinase — translation MRPLAEKPISLSFIASLLVIMSIDYFIIWKWFEMPAFIAVWESVFVAWISCATLAIRYNLKYYRPQKEKFLYVKFVAAVLALLYCYAFALAMKKFFPEEKNYLTWLNYSLPIRMVIGWLVITNAGNRSLLWYDLQAQREQEARRKALEDLSREAELFKLRQQLQPHFLFNSLNSINALIAIRPQEARQMVLKLSDFFRGSLKREDQQWVALPDELQYLELYLDIEKVRFGHRLSTDVSCDEIACKSMIPPMLLQPVVENAIKYGLYDTLDDITISIKGWRDQGMLYVEVTNPFDASLQQQPHRGTGFGLSSIRRRLYLLFARQDLLETSASGNIFKTLIKVPQPYDKSDHH, via the coding sequence TTGCGCCCACTCGCCGAAAAGCCCATCAGCCTTTCATTCATTGCCAGTCTGCTGGTGATCATGAGCATTGACTACTTCATTATCTGGAAGTGGTTTGAAATGCCAGCCTTCATCGCAGTATGGGAAAGTGTGTTCGTTGCCTGGATATCCTGTGCTACGCTGGCCATCCGGTACAACCTGAAATATTACCGCCCCCAGAAAGAGAAATTCCTGTATGTAAAATTTGTGGCCGCGGTGCTGGCGTTACTGTACTGCTACGCCTTTGCACTGGCCATGAAGAAGTTCTTCCCGGAAGAAAAAAACTACCTGACGTGGCTCAATTACAGCCTGCCCATCCGCATGGTGATAGGCTGGCTGGTGATCACCAACGCGGGCAACCGCAGCCTGCTCTGGTACGACCTGCAGGCGCAGCGCGAACAGGAGGCCCGGCGCAAGGCCCTGGAAGACCTTTCCCGCGAAGCGGAGCTCTTTAAACTGCGCCAGCAATTGCAGCCGCACTTTTTGTTTAACAGTCTCAATTCCATCAATGCGCTCATTGCCATCCGCCCGCAGGAAGCCAGGCAGATGGTATTGAAATTGTCCGATTTTTTCCGGGGCTCCCTGAAGCGCGAAGACCAGCAATGGGTAGCCCTCCCGGATGAGCTGCAATACCTGGAGCTGTACCTGGATATTGAAAAGGTGCGCTTTGGGCACCGCCTCTCCACGGACGTAAGTTGTGATGAAATAGCCTGCAAAAGCATGATACCGCCCATGCTGCTGCAACCCGTGGTGGAAAACGCCATCAAGTATGGCCTCTATGATACACTGGATGATATCACCATCAGCATAAAAGGCTGGCGGGACCAGGGCATGCTATACGTGGAAGTGACCAATCCTTTTGATGCTTCCCTGCAACAGCAGCCCCACCGGGGCACGGGCTTTGGCCTTAGCTCCATCCGCCGCAGGCTGTACCTGCTCTTTGCCCGCCAGGACCTGTTGGAAACTTCCGCCAGCGGTAATATTTTTAAGACCCTCATTAAAGTACCACAACCTTATGATAAAAGCGATCATCATTGA
- a CDS encoding LytR/AlgR family response regulator transcription factor, with the protein MIKAIIIDDEPLARAVVQEYLAGYAQITVLQECGDGFEGLKAIQQHQPDLVFLDVQMPKINGFEMLELVEQLPSVIFTTAFEEHAIRAFEVNAVDYLLKPFSKERFDKALQKWLDKSDTARKAATEQVVEAVGQLPMQHNRIVVKINGKIKIIPVQDVHYLEAADDYVKIVTEEGSFLKNKTMSFFEQLLDPAQFSRVHRSYILNVNQVTRIDPYEKENHLAILKSGARIPVSKTGYPKLKGALGL; encoded by the coding sequence ATGATAAAAGCGATCATCATTGACGACGAACCACTGGCCCGCGCTGTAGTACAGGAATACCTGGCGGGATACGCACAGATCACCGTACTGCAGGAATGTGGTGATGGCTTTGAAGGACTGAAGGCCATCCAGCAGCACCAGCCGGACCTGGTGTTCCTGGACGTGCAAATGCCCAAGATCAATGGTTTTGAAATGCTGGAACTGGTAGAACAACTGCCTTCCGTGATCTTCACCACCGCCTTTGAAGAACACGCCATCCGGGCGTTTGAAGTGAACGCGGTGGACTATCTCTTAAAACCCTTTTCCAAAGAGCGTTTTGATAAAGCCCTGCAAAAGTGGCTGGATAAATCAGATACCGCCCGCAAAGCCGCTACAGAACAGGTGGTGGAGGCGGTAGGTCAATTGCCCATGCAGCATAACCGCATCGTGGTAAAGATCAATGGCAAGATCAAGATCATCCCGGTACAGGATGTCCACTACCTGGAAGCCGCGGATGATTATGTAAAGATCGTTACAGAAGAAGGTAGCTTCCTGAAGAATAAAACCATGTCCTTCTTTGAACAATTGCTGGACCCTGCGCAGTTCTCCCGCGTGCACCGCTCTTATATCCTGAACGTGAACCAGGTAACGCGCATTGATCCTTACGAAAAGGAAAACCACCTGGCGATCCTGAAGTCCGGTGCAAGGATACCGGTGAGCAAAACGGGGTACCCGAAGCTCAAGGGGGCGTTGGGACTGTAA